The sequence AAATCCTGATCACGTCCAGGGCGAAGCTCGACATCGCGCGTGAGGCCATCAATGCCTGCCCTGACGTCAAGCTCTGCATCGTCGCCGATGGTCCCGGCGAGAGCGAGCGCATCGTCGGGCTTGCCGACGTCACCGCCGGTCTGCCCGCGACCCCGATCCCCGACGAATGGCTCGGCACCGCGATGCTCTATTCGTCCGGCACGACGGGACGGCCGAAAGGCATCCTGCGGCCGCTGCCGGAGGAGCCACCGAAGCACAATCTGCCGCTGTTCGATTTCCTGACGAAACTCTGGCACTACCGCGAGGGCATGGTCTATCTGTCGCCGGCCCCGCTCTATCACTCCGCGCCGCAAGCGGCCGTGAACCTCACGATCCGCATGGGCGGCACCGTCGTCATCATGGAGACGTTCGACCCCGAGCGCTATCTCCAGCTCGTGCAACAATGGGGCATCACCCACACCCAGCTGGTGCCGACGATGTTCTCGCGCATGCTGAAGCTGCCGGAAGAGGTGCGAAGGCGCTACGACCTGTCCTCGCTGGAGATCGCGATCCATGCCGCCGCGCCCTGCCCGGCGCTGGTCAAGGACGACATGATCAAATGGTGGGGACCGATCATCCACGAATATTACGGCGCCACCGAAGGCCTCGGCTTCACCGCCTGCAACAGCGAGGAGTGGTTGGCCCATCGCGGCACGGTCGGCAAGGTGCTGCTCGGTGACCTCCACATTCTCGACGAGAACATGCAGCCGTGCCCGACCGGCACGCCCGGCCAGGTCTGGTTCAAGACGGCCTCGCCGTTCGAATATTTCAACGATCCTGAGAAGACCAGGGAGGCGCGCTCGCCCGACGGCAGCATGAGCACGGTCG comes from Bradyrhizobium diazoefficiens and encodes:
- a CDS encoding AMP-binding protein, producing the protein MYTGHHARLRPLQPAFIMAATGEAVTYRELEARSNRLAHLFRKHGLRRLDHYSIFMENNARYLEACGAGERSGLYYTCINSFLTPGELAYLLVNSQSKILITSRAKLDIAREAINACPDVKLCIVADGPGESERIVGLADVTAGLPATPIPDEWLGTAMLYSSGTTGRPKGILRPLPEEPPKHNLPLFDFLTKLWHYREGMVYLSPAPLYHSAPQAAVNLTIRMGGTVVIMETFDPERYLQLVQQWGITHTQLVPTMFSRMLKLPEEVRRRYDLSSLEIAIHAAAPCPALVKDDMIKWWGPIIHEYYGATEGLGFTACNSEEWLAHRGTVGKVLLGDLHILDENMQPCPTGTPGQVWFKTASPFEYFNDPEKTREARSPDGSMSTVGDVGYVDEDRFLYLTDRATFMIISGGVNIYPQECENLLITHPKVADAAVFGVPNPDLGEEVKAVVQPMPGVVPGPALAEELIAFCGQSLSRQKVPRSVDFEKELPRLPTGKLYKRLLRDRYWGNKTSRIV